A section of the Pseudomonas flavescens genome encodes:
- the sbcB gene encoding exodeoxyribonuclease I, producing MPSSLFWYDYETTGIDPRRDRPLQVAGIRTDEQLNEIEAPLNLYCQPSDDILPHPAACMITGIGPERLASEGLGEAEFMTRMHAELARPGTCGVGYNSLRFDDEVTRYSLYRNFFDPYAREWQGGNSRWDLIDMVRTAYALRPEGIEWPQGEKGVSLKLEQLTAANGIEHGQAHDALSDVRATIALARLVRERQPKLYDYLYGLRGKQRVLDQVRLLQPMVHVSGRFAGARHYLGIVLPLAWHPRNRNALIVCDLHLDTTPLLDEEGETLRRRLYTRREQLAEGELPVPLKLIHINRCPVVAPLSVLRPEDCQRLQLDKADYQARAQRLIDSQPEWQDKLPQVYEEESFAAVSDPEQQLYDGFIGDRDRRLCEQVRTCDPQQLGEQGWPFDDHRLPELLFRYRARNFPATLNGEEQKRWEDFCRQRLTHAEWGAPNTLASFETDLAQYLTGATDAQRVILEAWGAHARHLRQRYAL from the coding sequence GTGCCTTCCAGTCTGTTCTGGTATGACTACGAAACCACCGGTATCGACCCGCGCCGCGATCGTCCGCTGCAGGTCGCGGGTATCCGCACCGATGAACAGCTCAATGAAATAGAGGCGCCCCTCAACCTCTATTGCCAGCCCAGCGACGATATTCTGCCGCACCCGGCCGCCTGCATGATTACCGGCATCGGCCCGGAGCGACTGGCCAGTGAAGGGCTCGGCGAAGCCGAGTTCATGACTCGCATGCATGCCGAACTGGCGCGTCCCGGCACTTGTGGCGTGGGCTACAACAGCCTGCGTTTCGATGACGAGGTAACGCGCTACAGCCTGTACCGCAACTTCTTCGATCCCTATGCGCGGGAGTGGCAGGGTGGCAACAGCCGTTGGGATCTCATCGACATGGTGCGCACCGCCTATGCCTTGCGCCCGGAAGGCATCGAATGGCCCCAGGGTGAAAAGGGCGTCAGCCTGAAGCTGGAGCAACTGACCGCCGCCAATGGCATCGAGCATGGCCAGGCGCACGATGCGCTATCCGACGTGCGTGCGACCATCGCTCTCGCGCGGCTGGTGCGCGAGCGTCAGCCGAAACTCTACGATTATCTCTATGGGCTGCGCGGCAAGCAGCGGGTGCTCGATCAAGTGCGCCTGTTGCAGCCGATGGTGCATGTATCCGGGCGCTTTGCCGGCGCACGCCACTACCTGGGAATCGTGCTGCCGCTGGCCTGGCACCCGCGTAACCGCAATGCACTGATCGTCTGCGACCTGCACCTCGATACCACGCCGCTCCTCGACGAAGAGGGCGAAACGTTGCGTCGCCGTCTTTATACCCGGCGCGAGCAACTGGCCGAGGGCGAACTGCCGGTGCCGCTCAAACTCATCCATATAAACCGTTGTCCGGTAGTCGCGCCCTTGAGTGTGCTGCGTCCGGAAGATTGCCAGCGGCTGCAGTTGGACAAGGCCGACTACCAGGCTCGCGCGCAGCGCCTGATCGATAGCCAGCCCGAATGGCAGGACAAATTGCCGCAGGTATACGAAGAGGAAAGTTTTGCCGCTGTGAGCGATCCGGAACAACAGTTGTATGACGGTTTTATCGGTGATCGTGACCGTCGACTGTGCGAGCAGGTTCGCACTTGCGATCCGCAACAGTTGGGCGAACAGGGCTGGCCTTTCGATGACCATCGGTTACCTGAATTACTGTTTCGTTATCGGGCGCGAAACTTTCCTGCCACCTTGAATGGCGAGGAGCAAAAACGCTGGGAGGACTTTTGTCGTCAGCGCCTTACTCACGCAGAGTGGGGAGCCCCCAATACCTTGGCGAGTTTCGAGACGGACTTGGCACAATACCTGACCGGAGCGACAGATGCGCAGCGAGTGATATTGGAGGCGTGGGGCGCTCATGCACGGCATTTGCGTCAGCGTTATGCGCTGTAA
- a CDS encoding stage II sporulation protein M produces MKQSLFESRHQPQWQAFSEQLARLEKGKADAEKSRTFAADYRRLCQHLALARERGYSNHLIDELQQLALRGHQQFYRHRSAIGPQLIGFVLAGFPRLVREEWRLVTIASLLFFGSLAVMGTLVYLFPDLVYSVMDPSRVSEMESMYDPDTSRLGRFGERDSGDDWMMFGYYIMNNIGIAFQTFASGLLFGVGSLFFLLFNGLMIGAVAGYLTQLGYSETFWSFVIGHGAFELTAIALAGAAGLKLGWALLAPGRLPRGEALRLAATRAVRLLGGAALFLLIAAFIEAYWSSMTFTTPHIKYWVGAGLWASVLAYLCLAGRGQHAPD; encoded by the coding sequence ATGAAGCAGAGTCTTTTCGAATCTCGGCACCAGCCACAGTGGCAGGCATTCAGCGAGCAACTGGCGCGACTGGAGAAAGGCAAAGCAGATGCGGAGAAAAGCCGTACCTTCGCCGCCGACTACCGGCGTCTGTGCCAGCATCTGGCCCTGGCCAGGGAACGCGGTTACAGCAACCACCTGATCGACGAGCTACAGCAACTGGCGCTACGCGGCCATCAGCAGTTCTACCGTCATCGCAGCGCCATAGGGCCGCAACTGATCGGCTTCGTGCTGGCCGGTTTCCCACGTCTGGTGCGTGAAGAGTGGCGTCTGGTGACGATCGCCAGCCTGCTGTTCTTCGGCAGCCTGGCCGTCATGGGCACCCTCGTCTACCTGTTTCCCGACCTCGTCTACAGCGTCATGGACCCCAGCCGCGTCAGCGAGATGGAAAGCATGTACGACCCCGATACCTCGCGCCTCGGACGCTTCGGTGAGCGCGACTCCGGTGATGACTGGATGATGTTCGGCTACTACATCATGAACAACATCGGCATCGCCTTTCAGACCTTCGCCAGCGGCCTGCTGTTCGGGGTCGGCAGCCTGTTCTTCCTGCTGTTCAACGGCCTGATGATCGGTGCCGTGGCCGGTTACCTGACGCAACTGGGCTACAGCGAAACCTTCTGGTCGTTCGTGATCGGCCACGGTGCCTTCGAATTGACCGCCATCGCCCTGGCCGGCGCCGCGGGCCTCAAGCTCGGCTGGGCATTGCTCGCCCCCGGGCGCCTGCCCCGCGGCGAAGCCCTGCGCCTGGCCGCAACGCGCGCGGTACGGCTGCTTGGCGGCGCGGCGCTGTTCCTGCTGATCGCCGCGTTCATCGAGGCCTACTGGTCCTCCATGACCTTCACCACGCCCCATATCAAATACTGGGTGGGCGCCGGACTCTGGGCATCGGTCCTGGCTTACCTGTGCCTGGCCGGCAGGGGGCAGCATGCGCCTGACTGA
- a CDS encoding DUF4350 domain-containing protein, giving the protein MNRTARFVIGALLVLGLGLLGAYLLRHAEPYEDVVSHGPSPEARANPYLAAEQFLRKQGLDVTRADNLAGLAELPSRGHTLLLLGNRSNLTPRQNERLLQWAAQGGHLLFIAERMWDEEKGKSGDLLLDALSVQQYPVEKLDEDEEQADSAAEEETAASANDESQQEPTDAYPELTKLYLENEQAPAYVDFDTDFHLYDANNLAHVWANSGEATHLLQIYHGEGLISIVTDAWIWQNANLADYDNAWLLWYLSQDSAVTLVYNADRDNLLTLLQRHFTPALLALGLLLLLGLWHVGQRRGPLLQPQPASRRQLQEHLRGAADFLLRQGGQQRLLNNLQQDILRRARRRHPGFERLGVADQWQILGRLSRQPSAAISQAMRPLSKKRLSASDFTRQVAHLQTLRNAL; this is encoded by the coding sequence ATGAACCGCACCGCGCGTTTCGTCATCGGCGCCCTGCTGGTACTGGGCCTTGGCCTGCTCGGCGCCTATCTGTTGAGGCATGCCGAGCCCTACGAAGACGTAGTGAGCCACGGGCCGTCACCGGAAGCACGCGCCAACCCCTATCTGGCCGCCGAGCAGTTTCTGCGCAAACAGGGCCTCGACGTGACGCGCGCCGACAACCTCGCCGGCCTGGCCGAATTGCCCAGCCGCGGCCATACCCTGCTGCTGCTCGGTAACCGCAGCAACCTGACGCCACGGCAGAACGAGCGCCTGCTGCAGTGGGCAGCCCAGGGGGGCCACCTGCTGTTCATCGCCGAACGCATGTGGGACGAAGAGAAAGGCAAGAGCGGCGACCTGCTGCTCGACGCCTTGAGCGTGCAGCAATACCCGGTCGAGAAACTCGACGAAGACGAGGAACAAGCGGACAGCGCTGCCGAAGAGGAAACCGCGGCCTCGGCCAACGATGAAAGCCAGCAAGAGCCGACGGATGCTTATCCGGAGCTGACCAAGCTGTATCTGGAGAACGAGCAGGCACCCGCCTATGTCGATTTCGATACCGACTTCCATCTCTACGACGCCAACAACCTTGCCCATGTCTGGGCCAACAGCGGCGAAGCCACTCACCTGCTGCAGATCTATCACGGCGAAGGGCTGATCAGCATCGTCACCGACGCCTGGATCTGGCAGAACGCCAACCTGGCCGATTACGACAACGCCTGGCTGCTCTGGTACCTCAGCCAGGACAGTGCGGTGACCCTGGTCTACAACGCCGACCGCGACAACCTGCTGACCCTCTTGCAACGCCATTTCACTCCGGCTCTGCTGGCCCTCGGCCTGTTGCTGCTCCTGGGGCTGTGGCACGTCGGCCAGCGTCGTGGCCCGCTGCTGCAGCCGCAACCGGCGAGCCGCAGGCAACTGCAGGAACACCTGCGCGGCGCAGCCGACTTCCTGCTTCGTCAAGGTGGCCAGCAGCGCCTGCTGAACAACCTGCAGCAGGACATCCTGCGCCGCGCCCGGCGCCGGCACCCCGGCTTCGAGCGGCTCGGCGTCGCCGATCAGTGGCAGATTCTCGGCCGCCTCAGCCGCCAGCCTTCCGCAGCCATCAGCCAGGCCATGCGCCCGCTGAGCAAGAAACGCCTTTCCGCCAGCGACTTCACCCGACAGGTCGCCCACCTGCAAACACTCAGGAATGCCCTATGA
- a CDS encoding RDD family protein: MPPSSISPLTRQRHPVLDTRYQVETPEGIDLALRPAGLVPRALAFTIDLLIRGVILAVVYLTLGMFGQLGMGIATIALFLVTWWYMVLFEVLNQGRSPGKQLLGLRVVHDDGTPIGWPASLTRNLLRFVDLLPFAYTLGIISCLSNRAFKRLGDIAAGTLVVYRDQPIERPNLPEAEALRAPFPLDFAEQRAMLAFAERGEGLSTARRAELAAILAEPLQVDAEQAEGRINGIARSLLGPT; encoded by the coding sequence ATGCCGCCCTCCTCCATTTCCCCTCTCACTCGACAACGGCACCCGGTGCTGGACACGCGCTATCAGGTGGAAACCCCGGAAGGCATCGACCTGGCATTGCGCCCGGCAGGCCTGGTACCACGGGCGCTGGCCTTTACCATCGACCTGCTGATCCGCGGCGTCATTCTCGCGGTCGTCTACCTGACGCTAGGCATGTTCGGCCAACTCGGCATGGGCATCGCGACCATCGCGCTGTTCCTGGTGACCTGGTGGTACATGGTGCTGTTCGAAGTGCTCAACCAGGGCCGCTCGCCAGGCAAGCAGTTACTCGGCCTGCGCGTGGTGCATGACGATGGCACACCCATCGGCTGGCCGGCCTCGCTGACCCGCAACCTGCTGCGCTTCGTCGACCTGCTGCCATTCGCCTATACGCTTGGCATCATCAGTTGCCTGAGCAATCGCGCCTTCAAGCGTCTCGGTGACATCGCCGCCGGTACGCTGGTCGTCTACCGCGATCAGCCCATCGAGCGCCCCAATCTGCCCGAGGCCGAAGCGTTGCGTGCACCCTTCCCCCTCGATTTCGCCGAGCAGCGCGCCATGCTCGCCTTCGCCGAACGCGGTGAAGGCCTGTCGACTGCCCGACGCGCCGAGCTGGCTGCCATTCTCGCCGAGCCCCTGCAGGTGGATGCCGAGCAGGCGGAAGGCAGGATCAACGGTATCGCCCGCAGCCTGTTGGGGCCGACATGA
- the mvaT gene encoding histone-like nucleoid-structuring protein MvaT codes for MSLITEYRTLEENIKELQERLKNLSQDDKLKKELEFEGKLRTLMGEYQKSLRDIIALLDPDAKAGKAQRNAKAAPTGSKRARKVKQYKNPNTGEVIETKGGNHKTLKEWKAKWGADVVEGWATLLG; via the coding sequence ATGTCCTTGATCACCGAATACCGTACCCTCGAAGAAAACATCAAAGAACTGCAAGAGCGTCTTAAGAATCTGTCGCAAGACGACAAACTGAAGAAAGAGCTGGAGTTCGAAGGCAAGCTGCGCACCCTGATGGGTGAATACCAGAAGTCGCTGCGTGACATCATCGCGCTGCTGGATCCGGATGCCAAAGCTGGCAAGGCTCAACGCAATGCCAAAGCTGCACCGACCGGCAGCAAGCGTGCTCGTAAAGTTAAGCAGTACAAGAACCCGAACACCGGCGAAGTCATCGAAACCAAAGGTGGCAACCACAAGACCCTGAAAGAGTGGAAAGCCAAGTGGGGCGCTGACGTGGTCGAAGGCTGGGCAACCCTGCTGGGCTGA
- a CDS encoding DUF4129 domain-containing protein yields MRLTDASVAIRPRTPWEAIDLGVLMAGRHRSLLMASWAAVTVPIFALLCALLWQYPTWAILVFWWLKPAYERLPLYILSRALFGDTPTFKQALKAFPGLLKPQLLASLTWRRLSPSRSFDLPVLQLEGLKGKERTQRLNVLAQRDAGAATWLTVVGIHLETALWVGLGSLVYLLIPTQVSTEWDWQSLINGDTSDWFWLEHLSNLAYVLLLILWEPIYVACGFSLYLNRRTALEGWDIELTFRRLRQRLTGVAYALLLGCGMLLLNVPTPALADTSHSCPLPSEDPDGPQAPRMLAQPLSTEASRESVLAILDETPFENREAVTRWRFGDEAKQEEPSEDSRKALESLFEMLESWTALKGIALFFEAVLWALLIGIVALVLWRYREWLSTFAGGTRLRMPQRSQSPDQLFGLEVLPQSLPDDVASTAERLWQDDPRAALGLLYRALLSRLIHDHKLPLKGSHTEAEVLPLVDGLDDPELSNFSQTLTRHWQNLAYGHRLPPTEARPALCNDWRRLIEHGGRS; encoded by the coding sequence ATGCGCCTGACTGACGCCAGCGTGGCGATCCGCCCGCGCACGCCCTGGGAAGCCATCGATCTCGGCGTCCTCATGGCCGGTCGTCATCGCAGCCTGCTGATGGCCAGCTGGGCAGCCGTCACCGTGCCGATTTTCGCCCTGCTCTGTGCCCTGCTGTGGCAGTACCCCACCTGGGCCATATTGGTTTTCTGGTGGCTGAAGCCGGCCTACGAACGGCTACCGCTGTACATTCTCTCCCGCGCGCTGTTTGGCGATACGCCGACCTTCAAGCAGGCGCTCAAGGCATTTCCCGGCCTGCTCAAACCGCAGCTGCTGGCCAGCCTGACCTGGCGACGCCTCAGCCCGTCGCGCAGCTTCGACCTGCCGGTGCTGCAGCTCGAAGGCCTGAAGGGCAAGGAGCGCACCCAACGCCTGAACGTACTGGCGCAACGCGATGCCGGCGCAGCGACCTGGCTGACCGTGGTTGGCATACACCTCGAGACGGCCCTGTGGGTCGGGCTGGGCAGCCTGGTGTATTTGCTGATCCCCACCCAGGTATCCACCGAGTGGGACTGGCAGAGCCTGATCAATGGCGATACCAGCGACTGGTTCTGGCTGGAGCACCTCTCCAACCTGGCCTACGTGCTGTTGCTGATTCTCTGGGAACCGATTTACGTCGCCTGCGGCTTCAGCCTGTACCTGAACCGTCGCACCGCCCTGGAAGGCTGGGACATCGAACTGACCTTCCGCCGCCTGCGCCAGCGCCTCACCGGTGTCGCCTACGCACTATTGCTGGGCTGCGGCATGCTGTTGCTGAACGTGCCGACGCCAGCCCTGGCAGATACCTCGCACAGCTGCCCGCTGCCCAGCGAAGACCCGGACGGCCCACAGGCTCCGCGCATGCTCGCGCAGCCGCTGAGCACCGAGGCCTCGCGCGAATCGGTGCTGGCGATTCTCGACGAAACACCCTTCGAGAACCGCGAAGCGGTGACTCGCTGGCGCTTCGGCGACGAAGCCAAGCAGGAGGAACCCTCTGAAGACAGCCGCAAAGCGCTGGAAAGCCTGTTCGAGATGCTCGAAAGCTGGACGGCCTTGAAAGGCATTGCGCTGTTCTTCGAAGCCGTGCTGTGGGCGCTGCTGATCGGCATCGTCGCGCTGGTGCTCTGGCGCTACCGCGAGTGGCTGAGCACCTTCGCTGGCGGTACTCGGCTGCGCATGCCGCAAAGAAGCCAGTCACCTGACCAGCTGTTCGGCCTGGAAGTACTGCCACAGAGCCTGCCGGACGATGTCGCCAGCACTGCCGAACGTCTCTGGCAGGACGACCCGCGGGCAGCCCTGGGCCTGCTCTACCGCGCCCTGCTCAGCCGCCTGATCCACGACCACAAGTTGCCGCTCAAGGGTTCTCACACCGAAGCCGAGGTGCTGCCCCTGGTCGACGGCCTCGACGATCCGGAGCTCAGCAACTTCAGCCAGACCCTGACCCGTCACTGGCAGAACCTCGCCTACGGTCACCGCCTGCCGCCGACCGAGGCGCGCCCGGCGCTGTGCAATGACTGGCGACGCCTGATCGAACACGGTGGTCGGTCATGA